One Streptococcus gallolyticus subsp. gallolyticus DSM 16831 DNA window includes the following coding sequences:
- a CDS encoding GIY-YIG nuclease family protein: MEKTEEKTKKAYMYVVECADGTLYTGYTTNVEKRIKTHNSGKGAKYTRSRLPVKLIYQESFDSKEAAMSAESYFKQKTRQQKLEYIEEHQ, from the coding sequence ATGGAAAAAACGGAAGAAAAAACTAAAAAAGCTTATATGTATGTTGTCGAATGTGCTGACGGCACACTCTACACAGGCTACACAACCAATGTTGAAAAGCGTATCAAAACGCATAATAGCGGCAAAGGTGCAAAGTACACTAGAAGCCGCCTACCAGTCAAACTCATCTACCAAGAAAGCTTTGACAGCAAAGAAGCCGCCATGTCCGCCGAAAGCTACTTCAAACAAAAAACACGACAACAAAAACTGGAATATATAGAGGAACACCAATAG
- the holA gene encoding DNA polymerase III subunit delta — protein MIAIEEIDKLRKENLSLITVVTGEDLGQFSQLKERMMARVGYDKDDLTYSYFDMAEVDYQDAEMDLESLPFFADQKVVIFDNLLDITTAKKSYLDDKALKRFEAYLENPLDTTRLIIFAPGKLDGKRRLVKILKRDAQIFEASELKEAELKTYFQKLAHKENLTFDSGVFEALLLKSNYDFSEILKNIAFLKSYKKDGHITTDDINQAIPKTLQDNIFDLTQFVLNGKIDEARELIRDLRLQGEDEIKLIAIMLGQFRMFLQVSILASQGKNEQQTVTALSDYLGRRVNPYQVKFALRDSRTLSMPFLKKALAVLIETDYAIKTGTYDKAYLFDIAILKIAHEHH, from the coding sequence ATGATTGCAATCGAAGAAATTGATAAATTACGAAAAGAAAATCTTAGTTTGATTACGGTGGTGACAGGTGAGGATTTGGGACAATTTTCTCAGCTGAAAGAGCGTATGATGGCACGTGTTGGTTATGATAAGGATGACTTGACTTATTCTTATTTTGATATGGCTGAGGTTGATTATCAAGATGCGGAAATGGACCTTGAAAGTCTGCCATTTTTTGCTGACCAAAAGGTGGTTATTTTTGATAATTTGCTCGACATCACGACAGCTAAGAAGTCTTATTTGGATGATAAGGCACTCAAACGTTTTGAGGCATATTTGGAAAATCCCTTGGATACGACGCGCTTGATTATTTTTGCGCCAGGAAAATTAGACGGCAAACGTCGCTTGGTGAAAATTCTTAAACGTGATGCACAGATTTTTGAAGCAAGTGAATTAAAAGAAGCAGAGCTAAAAACGTATTTCCAAAAATTGGCTCACAAAGAAAATCTGACCTTTGATTCAGGTGTTTTTGAGGCTTTGCTTTTGAAATCCAATTATGATTTCAGTGAGATTTTGAAAAACATTGCTTTTTTGAAATCTTATAAAAAAGATGGTCATATCACGACAGATGATATTAATCAAGCCATTCCCAAAACACTTCAGGATAATATTTTCGACTTGACGCAGTTTGTTTTGAATGGCAAAATCGATGAGGCACGCGAGCTAATTCGTGATTTGCGTTTGCAAGGTGAGGATGAAATCAAATTAATTGCGATTATGTTAGGGCAGTTTCGCATGTTCTTGCAAGTCAGCATTTTAGCCAGTCAAGGTAAAAATGAGCAGCAAACTGTAACGGCGCTGTCAGATTATCTTGGACGTCGTGTCAATCCTTATCAAGTTAAGTTTGCTTTGCGTGACTCTCGTACGCTTTCAATGCCGTTCTTGAAAAAAGCTCTGGCGGTATTGATTGAAACGGATTATGCCATTAAAACAGGGACATATGATAAGGCTTATTTATTTGATATTGCTATCTTAAAAATCGCTCATGAACATCACTAA
- a CDS encoding DNA internalization-related competence protein ComEC/Rec2 yields the protein MIKYFPIKPIQLAFLLTLLYYFCFSKVIGCLMFLLLALVFLWQQYGWKAWCQVCLCLTCFAVFFLTKSNQTEQAYQAAPAHLTKIQMIPDTISVNGDLLSFRGKEAGRTYQIFYTLKSEKEQHFFKTLNQTVVLSGDMDLEEATPQRNFGGFDYRTYLKHEGIYRVVNLSAINNVELVHKMTLWEKLHDVRRKAIVSIQQHFPAPMQHYMTGLLFGYLDKSFDEMSDVYTSLGIIHLFALSGMQVGFFVGAFRFFFLRLGLRRDYVDILQIPFSLVYAGLTGFSVSVIRSLIQSAFANLGIKKLDNLALTLFVLFIVMPNFLLTTGGILSFTYAFILSFINFDDISRYQKIIAESLTISLASLPLLIHFFAVFQPLSVLLTAIFSVAFDTIMLPMLSIIFILSPLVKLTCFNGCFVFLETVIKNTKAILGGPIVFGKPSLGILVLLFLTLGVLYDCWRRKKMAIFLVSLVGLLFFQIKHPLENEVTVVDIGQGDSIFVRDVKGHTLLIDVGGKVSFSEKNAWQERLTDSNAERTLIPYLNSRGVGKIDQLVLTHTDTDHMGDMLEVAKQVKIGEILVSQGSLTKPDFVAKLQAMKTKVRVVTAGDVLPIMGSHLQVLYPSQTGDGGNNDSVVLYGNLLGKNFLFTGDLEEEGEQELIATYPNLPVDVLKAGHHGSKGSSSSEFLAHISPQIALISAGQNNRYKHPHQETLERFRAQNMTIYRTDEQGAIRFRGLNHWKIETVR from the coding sequence TTGATTAAATATTTTCCCATTAAGCCAATTCAATTGGCTTTTTTACTCACTTTGCTCTATTATTTTTGCTTTTCAAAAGTGATTGGGTGTTTGATGTTTCTCTTGCTAGCCTTGGTGTTTTTATGGCAACAGTATGGTTGGAAGGCTTGGTGTCAAGTTTGTTTGTGTTTAACCTGTTTTGCGGTATTTTTTCTGACTAAGTCTAATCAGACAGAGCAGGCTTATCAAGCAGCGCCAGCTCATTTAACAAAAATCCAGATGATTCCTGACACGATTTCGGTCAATGGGGATTTGCTGTCCTTTCGAGGTAAGGAAGCTGGGCGGACTTATCAGATTTTTTATACCTTGAAATCTGAGAAAGAACAGCATTTTTTTAAGACATTAAATCAAACGGTTGTTTTATCTGGTGATATGGACTTGGAAGAAGCAACGCCCCAGCGGAATTTTGGTGGTTTTGATTATCGTACCTACCTTAAACATGAAGGCATTTATCGTGTGGTAAATTTGTCGGCGATTAACAATGTTGAACTTGTTCATAAGATGACTTTGTGGGAGAAGCTACATGATGTTCGACGAAAGGCTATTGTTAGTATTCAGCAACATTTTCCTGCTCCTATGCAACATTATATGACTGGGCTTTTGTTTGGCTATCTGGATAAATCGTTTGATGAGATGAGTGATGTTTACACGAGTTTAGGAATTATTCACCTCTTTGCTCTTTCAGGCATGCAGGTCGGCTTTTTTGTGGGGGCATTCCGCTTTTTCTTTCTACGTCTTGGGTTACGCCGAGATTATGTGGACATACTACAAATCCCATTTTCACTCGTCTATGCGGGGCTGACTGGCTTTTCTGTTTCGGTGATTCGGAGTTTAATTCAGTCTGCTTTTGCAAATCTTGGTATTAAAAAATTAGATAACTTAGCTTTAACTTTGTTTGTTCTTTTCATAGTTATGCCAAATTTTCTGCTGACGACGGGAGGCATTCTTTCGTTTACTTACGCTTTTATTCTCAGTTTTATTAACTTTGATGACATTAGTCGCTATCAGAAAATCATTGCGGAAAGTTTGACGATTTCATTAGCCAGTTTGCCCTTGTTAATTCATTTTTTTGCTGTGTTTCAACCGTTATCTGTCTTATTGACAGCAATTTTTTCTGTGGCATTTGACACTATTATGTTGCCAATGCTATCAATCATTTTTATTTTATCGCCCTTGGTTAAACTGACTTGTTTTAATGGTTGTTTTGTTTTCTTGGAAACTGTTATCAAGAACACTAAGGCAATTTTGGGCGGTCCGATTGTTTTTGGTAAACCAAGTCTTGGTATCTTGGTGCTGCTATTTTTAACATTAGGCGTGCTTTATGATTGCTGGCGACGAAAGAAAATGGCAATTTTTCTTGTCAGCTTAGTAGGTCTGCTATTTTTTCAAATCAAGCATCCGCTAGAAAACGAGGTGACGGTGGTTGATATTGGGCAGGGAGATAGTATTTTTGTGCGTGATGTTAAGGGGCATACGCTGCTAATTGATGTGGGCGGAAAGGTGAGTTTTAGTGAGAAGAACGCGTGGCAGGAGCGGTTGACGGATAGCAATGCGGAGCGAACGTTGATTCCTTATCTCAACAGTCGCGGCGTTGGAAAAATTGACCAGTTAGTTCTGACGCACACGGATACTGACCACATGGGAGATATGCTGGAAGTGGCAAAGCAGGTGAAAATTGGTGAAATTCTGGTTAGTCAGGGAAGTTTGACAAAGCCAGATTTTGTGGCGAAATTACAAGCCATGAAAACCAAGGTGCGCGTGGTAACAGCTGGTGATGTTTTGCCGATTATGGGAAGTCACCTGCAAGTGCTTTATCCGAGCCAGACTGGTGATGGTGGTAACAATGACTCGGTGGTGCTTTATGGGAATCTTTTGGGTAAGAATTTCTTATTTACAGGAGATTTGGAAGAAGAAGGCGAGCAAGAGTTGATAGCAACTTATCCCAATCTGCCGGTTGATGTCTTAAAAGCAGGACATCATGGCTCAAAAGGGTCATCAAGCTCAGAATTTCTCGCTCACATTTCACCGCAAATTGCTTTGATTTCCGCAGGGCAAAATAACCGCTACAAACATCCTCACCAAGAAACGCTTGAACGCTTCCGAGCTCAAAACATGACCATTTACCGCACAGACGAACAAGGCGCTATCCGCTTTAGAGGATTAAACCACTGGAAAATCGAAACAGTGAGGTAG
- a CDS encoding DEAD/DEAH box helicase, giving the protein MKFTELNLSENILAAVEKAGFVEPSPIQELTIPLALEGKDVIGQAQTGTGKTAAFGLPTLDKIDTNRNLVQALVIAPTRELAVQGQEELFRFGREKGVKVRSVYGGSSIEKQIKALRSGAHIVVGTPGRLLDLIKRKALKLDHVETLILDEADEMLNMGFLEDIEAIISRVPETRQTLLFSATMPEAIKRIGVKFMQNPEHVKVAAKELTTDLVDQYYIRVKEQDKFDTMTRLMDVDQPELSIVFGRTKRRVDELTRGLKLRGYRAEGIHGDLDQGKRLRVLRDFKNDNIDILVATDVAARGLDISGVTHVYNYDIPQDPESYVHRIGRTGRAGKHGQSITFVAPNEMGYLSIIEKLTKKRMKGLKPATADEAFKAKKKVALKKIERDFADEAIRANFDKFKGDAVKLAAEFTPEELALYILNLTVKDPDTLPKVEIAREKPLPFKPSGGGFNNRKGGRGNGRGRDNRRGGRSDRKRDDRDNNGYRDFKRTSSKNKRDFQNKDNKRPRRTSSEKKTGFVIRNKGER; this is encoded by the coding sequence TTGAAATTTACAGAACTTAACTTATCGGAAAATATCCTTGCTGCCGTAGAAAAAGCAGGCTTTGTTGAGCCATCTCCAATCCAAGAATTAACGATTCCTTTGGCTTTGGAAGGTAAGGATGTTATCGGACAAGCACAAACTGGAACAGGGAAAACAGCAGCCTTTGGCTTGCCAACTTTGGACAAAATTGATACAAATCGTAATCTTGTTCAAGCCTTGGTTATCGCACCAACACGTGAATTGGCTGTTCAAGGACAAGAAGAATTGTTCCGTTTTGGTCGTGAAAAAGGTGTGAAAGTCCGTTCCGTTTACGGTGGGTCAAGCATTGAGAAACAAATTAAGGCACTTCGTTCAGGAGCTCACATTGTAGTGGGAACACCAGGGCGTTTGCTTGATTTGATTAAACGCAAAGCTTTGAAACTTGACCATGTTGAAACATTAATCCTTGATGAAGCAGATGAAATGCTTAACATGGGATTCTTAGAAGATATTGAAGCGATTATCAGTCGTGTTCCTGAAACACGTCAAACCCTTCTTTTCTCAGCAACTATGCCAGAAGCTATTAAACGTATTGGGGTGAAATTTATGCAAAACCCTGAACACGTTAAAGTTGCTGCTAAAGAATTGACTACTGATCTTGTTGACCAATACTATATTCGCGTTAAAGAACAAGATAAATTTGATACAATGACACGTCTTATGGACGTTGATCAACCTGAATTGTCAATTGTCTTTGGGCGTACAAAACGTCGTGTGGATGAATTGACACGTGGATTGAAATTACGTGGCTATCGTGCCGAAGGTATTCACGGTGACCTTGACCAAGGTAAACGTCTCCGTGTTCTTCGTGATTTCAAGAATGACAATATTGACATCTTGGTTGCGACTGACGTTGCAGCGCGTGGTCTTGATATTTCAGGGGTCACACACGTTTATAACTACGATATTCCGCAAGACCCAGAAAGCTATGTTCACCGTATTGGACGTACTGGACGTGCTGGGAAACATGGTCAATCAATCACTTTCGTAGCACCAAACGAAATGGGATATTTGTCAATCATTGAAAAATTGACGAAAAAACGCATGAAAGGGTTGAAACCAGCGACTGCTGATGAAGCTTTTAAAGCGAAGAAAAAAGTTGCGCTTAAGAAAATTGAACGTGATTTTGCGGATGAAGCGATTCGTGCAAACTTTGACAAATTCAAAGGTGATGCTGTTAAATTGGCAGCAGAATTTACACCAGAAGAATTGGCATTGTACATCTTGAACTTGACTGTTAAAGACCCAGATACGCTTCCAAAAGTGGAAATTGCGCGTGAAAAACCATTACCATTTAAACCGTCAGGTGGTGGCTTTAATAACCGCAAAGGTGGTCGTGGCAATGGTCGCGGTCGTGATAATCGCCGTGGTGGGCGTTCAGACAGAAAACGTGATGACCGAGACAATAACGGCTATCGTGATTTCAAACGCACATCATCTAAGAACAAACGTGATTTCCAAAACAAAGATAACAAACGCCCACGTCGCACATCAAGCGAAAAGAAAACAGGATTTGTTATCCGTAACAAAGGGGAAAGATAA
- a CDS encoding peptide chain release factor 3, which produces MTIQDDIKKRRTFAIISHPDAGKTTITEQLLYFGGEIREAGTVKGKKTGNFAKSDWMDIEKQRGISVTSSVMQFDYAGKRVNILDTPGHEDFSEDTYRTLMAVDAAVMVVDSAKGIEAQTKKLFEVVKHRNIPVFTFINKLDRDGREPLDLLEELEEVLGIASYPMNWPIGMGKSFEGLYDLYNKRLELYKGDDRFAALEAGDELFANNPFYQQVLEDVELLEEAGNEFSEEAILSGDLTPVFFGSALTNFGVQTFLDTFLQFAPEPHGHKTTEGNEIDPYDKDFSGFVFKIQANMDPRHRDRIAFVRIVSGEFERGMSVNLARTKKSVKLSNVTQFMAESRENVENAVAGDIIGVYDTGTYQVGDTLTVGKNKFEFEPLPTFTPELFMKVAAKNVMKQKSFHKGIEQLVQEGAIQLYKNYQTGEYMLGAVGQLQFEVFKHRMENEYNAEVVMTPMGKKTVRWIKPEDLDERMSSSRNILAKDRFDQPVFLFENDFALRWFADKYPDVELEEKM; this is translated from the coding sequence ATGACAATTCAAGATGACATTAAAAAACGTCGTACGTTTGCCATCATCAGTCACCCAGATGCTGGTAAAACGACAATTACAGAACAATTACTTTATTTTGGTGGAGAAATCCGTGAAGCTGGTACCGTAAAAGGGAAAAAGACAGGGAACTTTGCTAAATCTGACTGGATGGATATTGAAAAGCAACGTGGTATCTCCGTTACTTCATCAGTGATGCAATTTGATTATGCTGGAAAACGTGTCAATATCCTTGATACACCAGGGCACGAGGACTTCTCTGAAGATACTTACCGTACTCTTATGGCGGTAGATGCTGCGGTTATGGTTGTCGATTCTGCCAAAGGTATCGAAGCACAAACGAAAAAACTGTTTGAAGTTGTTAAACACCGTAATATTCCAGTATTTACTTTTATCAACAAGCTTGACCGTGATGGTCGTGAACCACTTGACCTTTTGGAAGAATTGGAAGAAGTGCTTGGTATTGCAAGTTATCCAATGAATTGGCCAATTGGGATGGGAAAATCATTTGAAGGGCTTTACGATTTGTACAACAAACGTTTGGAACTTTACAAAGGCGATGACCGTTTTGCAGCACTTGAAGCTGGTGATGAATTATTTGCTAACAACCCATTCTACCAACAAGTTTTGGAAGATGTTGAATTGTTAGAAGAAGCAGGAAATGAATTTTCAGAAGAAGCTATCTTGTCTGGTGATTTAACACCAGTATTCTTCGGTTCTGCCCTTACAAACTTTGGGGTGCAAACTTTCCTAGATACTTTCTTACAATTTGCGCCAGAACCTCATGGACATAAAACAACAGAAGGCAATGAAATCGACCCTTACGATAAAGATTTTTCAGGATTTGTCTTTAAAATCCAAGCCAATATGGACCCACGACACCGTGACCGTATTGCTTTCGTGCGTATCGTTTCAGGTGAATTTGAACGTGGCATGAGCGTGAATTTAGCACGTACGAAAAAATCAGTGAAATTGTCAAACGTGACACAATTCATGGCAGAATCACGTGAGAATGTTGAAAATGCCGTTGCAGGTGATATTATCGGGGTTTACGATACAGGAACTTACCAAGTTGGGGATACGTTGACAGTCGGTAAAAATAAATTTGAATTTGAACCGCTACCAACCTTCACGCCAGAGTTGTTCATGAAAGTAGCTGCTAAAAACGTTATGAAACAAAAATCATTCCACAAAGGGATTGAACAATTGGTGCAAGAAGGAGCTATCCAACTTTATAAAAATTATCAAACTGGCGAATACATGCTTGGTGCCGTTGGTCAATTGCAGTTTGAAGTGTTCAAACACCGTATGGAAAATGAATACAATGCCGAAGTTGTGATGACACCAATGGGTAAAAAGACTGTTCGTTGGATTAAACCAGAAGACCTTGATGAACGCATGTCATCAAGCCGAAATATCTTGGCTAAAGACCGCTTTGACCAACCTGTTTTCCTTTTTGAAAACGACTTTGCGCTTCGCTGGTTTGCGGATAAATACCCAGATGTTGAACTAGAAGAAAAAATGTAA
- a CDS encoding tRNA1(Val) (adenine(37)-N6)-methyltransferase, translated as MAKSILKAGERIDQLFSTDVKIIQNKDVFSYSIDSVLLSRFPKIPSRGLIVDLCSGNGAVGLFASTRTKAPIIEVELQERLANMAERSIQLNQLENQVQMINDDLKNLLNHVPRSGVDLILCNPPYFKVSETSKKNLSEHYLLARHEIATNLEEICEVARHALKSNGRLAMVHRPDRFLDIIDTMRQYNLAPKRIQFVYPKMGKDANMLLIEAIKDGSTDGLKILPPLFVHKENGDYTDDIFEIYYGKNGRKN; from the coding sequence ATGGCTAAATCAATTTTAAAAGCTGGCGAACGTATTGACCAGCTCTTTTCGACAGATGTCAAAATTATTCAAAATAAAGATGTGTTCAGCTATTCTATCGATAGTGTCTTGCTGTCACGTTTTCCAAAAATCCCTTCACGTGGCTTGATTGTTGACCTTTGTTCTGGAAATGGTGCCGTAGGACTTTTTGCCAGCACTCGCACCAAAGCACCGATTATCGAGGTAGAATTGCAAGAACGTTTGGCAAATATGGCAGAGCGTTCAATCCAGCTCAATCAATTAGAAAACCAAGTTCAGATGATTAATGACGATTTGAAAAATCTGCTCAATCACGTGCCACGTTCTGGTGTTGATTTGATTCTGTGTAACCCACCCTATTTCAAGGTTTCAGAAACGTCAAAGAAAAATCTTTCTGAACACTACCTTCTTGCTAGACATGAAATTGCTACCAATTTAGAAGAAATTTGTGAAGTAGCCAGACACGCGCTCAAATCAAACGGACGACTAGCTATGGTACATCGACCAGACCGTTTCTTAGACATCATTGATACCATGAGACAATACAATCTAGCGCCAAAACGTATCCAATTTGTTTATCCTAAAATGGGCAAAGATGCTAATATGCTTTTGATTGAAGCGATTAAAGACGGCTCTACTGACGGGCTAAAAATTCTCCCACCACTCTTTGTTCACAAAGAAAATGGTGACTATACGGACGATATTTTTGAAATTTATTATGGAAAAAACGGAAGAAAAAACTAA
- a CDS encoding YebC/PmpR family DNA-binding transcriptional regulator: MSGHNKWSKIKNKKGEADAKRGAIFNKLSREIFVAAKAGGGDPSMNASLRMVLDKARAVNMPKDNINRAIKKATDVGDTTNYDEITYEGYGPGGVAILVHTLTDNKKRTDANMHTIFTRNGGNMGSTGSVAYMFDRKGYIVIDRDNLELDEDAMLEVILDAGAEDLKTSDDAFEIFTEPKEFPAVKEALQAQNLEFAQAQLSMIPQNYVSLDDEQADILETLVDKLEDDDDVQDVYTNMAE, encoded by the coding sequence ATGTCAGGACATAATAAATGGAGCAAAATTAAAAATAAAAAAGGTGAAGCAGATGCTAAACGTGGCGCGATTTTCAATAAATTGTCACGTGAGATTTTTGTAGCTGCTAAAGCAGGGGGCGGTGACCCGTCAATGAATGCCAGCCTTCGTATGGTTTTGGATAAAGCGCGTGCGGTTAATATGCCAAAAGACAATATCAATCGTGCGATTAAAAAAGCGACAGATGTTGGCGATACGACAAACTATGATGAAATCACTTATGAAGGATATGGACCTGGTGGCGTCGCTATCCTTGTTCATACCCTCACTGACAATAAAAAACGTACAGATGCGAATATGCATACCATTTTCACGCGTAACGGTGGTAACATGGGCTCAACAGGTTCTGTTGCTTATATGTTTGACCGCAAAGGTTACATTGTCATTGACCGCGATAATTTGGAATTGGACGAAGATGCCATGCTTGAAGTGATTTTGGATGCTGGTGCGGAAGACTTGAAAACATCAGATGACGCCTTTGAAATTTTTACCGAACCAAAAGAATTTCCAGCTGTCAAAGAAGCTTTGCAAGCACAAAATTTGGAATTCGCCCAAGCACAACTTAGCATGATTCCGCAAAATTACGTTAGCCTTGATGACGAACAAGCAGACATTTTGGAAACACTCGTTGATAAACTCGAAGACGACGATGACGTCCAAGACGTTTATACCAATATGGCAGAATAA
- the sodA gene encoding superoxide dismutase SodA codes for MAIILPKLPYAYDALEPYIDTETMTIHHDKHHATYVANVNAALEKHPEIGEDLEALLADVDSIPADIRQAVINNGGGHLNHALFWELLSPEKQEPTAQVLAAIEEDFGSFDEFKAAFTQAATTRFGSGWAWLVVNENGKLEVLSTANQDTPISQGKAPILALDVWEHAYYLKYRNVRPDYIKAFFDVINWEKVAELYSKATK; via the coding sequence ATGGCTATTATTTTACCAAAACTACCTTATGCATATGACGCTCTTGAGCCTTATATTGATACAGAAACAATGACAATTCACCATGATAAACATCACGCTACTTATGTGGCAAATGTAAATGCAGCGCTTGAAAAACATCCAGAAATTGGAGAGGATTTGGAAGCTTTGTTGGCAGATGTTGACAGTATTCCAGCAGATATCCGTCAAGCGGTGATTAATAACGGTGGTGGGCATTTGAATCACGCCCTTTTCTGGGAATTGTTATCGCCTGAAAAACAAGAACCAACAGCGCAAGTGTTGGCTGCGATTGAGGAAGATTTTGGCTCATTTGACGAATTCAAAGCTGCTTTCACGCAAGCTGCGACAACTCGCTTTGGGTCAGGGTGGGCTTGGCTTGTGGTGAATGAAAATGGCAAACTTGAAGTGCTCTCAACAGCTAATCAAGACACACCAATTTCACAAGGAAAAGCACCAATTTTGGCACTTGACGTTTGGGAACACGCTTACTATCTCAAGTATCGCAACGTTCGCCCAGATTATATCAAAGCTTTCTTTGATGTTATTAATTGGGAAAAAGTTGCTGAGCTTTACTCAAAAGCAACAAAGTGA
- a CDS encoding lysophospholipid acyltransferase family protein — protein sequence MFYTYLRGLVVFLLWIINGNAHYHNEDKILSKDENYILVAPHRTWWDPVYMAFAARPKEFIFMAKKELFTNRIFGWWIRMCGAFPIDRENPGQKALKYPINMLKKSNRSLVMFPSGSRHSTDVKGGVAVIAKMAKVKIMPVVYAGPMELKGLLTGERVDMNFGNPIDISDIKRMNDEGIEEVANRIQTEFDRLDAENATYHTNKKPNPLTYIYRIPLGLVAIIVVLLTLLFSYIASFVWDPDKHRKMK from the coding sequence GTGTTTTATACGTATTTACGAGGATTAGTGGTTTTCCTACTTTGGATTATCAATGGAAATGCTCACTATCATAATGAGGACAAAATTTTAAGCAAGGATGAGAACTATATCTTGGTTGCTCCGCACCGTACTTGGTGGGATCCAGTTTATATGGCATTTGCTGCTCGTCCGAAAGAATTTATTTTCATGGCGAAGAAAGAATTGTTTACGAATCGTATCTTTGGTTGGTGGATTCGTATGTGTGGTGCCTTTCCGATTGACCGTGAAAATCCAGGGCAAAAAGCTCTTAAATACCCTATTAACATGTTGAAGAAAAGCAATCGTTCACTTGTGATGTTCCCAAGTGGTAGCCGTCATTCAACCGATGTTAAAGGTGGGGTTGCTGTTATTGCTAAAATGGCGAAGGTTAAGATTATGCCAGTCGTTTATGCAGGACCAATGGAATTAAAAGGGCTTTTGACTGGAGAACGTGTGGATATGAACTTTGGTAATCCAATTGACATTTCTGACATCAAACGCATGAATGACGAGGGGATTGAAGAAGTGGCAAATCGTATTCAAACAGAATTTGACCGTTTGGATGCTGAAAATGCGACTTATCATACCAACAAGAAACCAAATCCATTAACTTACATTTACCGTATTCCTCTTGGACTTGTGGCGATTATCGTTGTTCTGTTGACATTGCTCTTTAGCTACATTGCAAGCTTTGTTTGGGACCCAGATAAGCACCGTAAAATGAAATAA
- a CDS encoding helix-hairpin-helix domain-containing protein: MIEEIKEKLLENKTLVAVLGTIIVMLIGFFAWSNVTKTTADAQSDLPALSTTFSASSSASDLKTERSSSQTETQKVFVDIKGAVKNEGVYELSSGSRVTDVVKLAGGFTEDADKKSVNLAEKVTDEAVIYVARVGENVAPATTNSQANGSAQQEESSDKINLNTATLAELQTISGIGAKRAQDIIDYRDANGGFSSVDDLANVSGIGEKTLEKLKSEVTVD; the protein is encoded by the coding sequence ATGATTGAAGAAATAAAAGAAAAACTTTTGGAGAACAAAACGTTGGTAGCGGTGTTGGGAACAATAATTGTCATGTTAATCGGATTTTTTGCTTGGTCAAATGTGACAAAAACAACAGCGGATGCGCAAAGTGACCTACCTGCCCTAAGCACGACTTTTTCGGCAAGTAGCAGCGCAAGTGATTTAAAAACAGAACGTTCAAGTTCGCAAACTGAAACTCAAAAAGTGTTTGTAGATATCAAAGGCGCTGTGAAAAATGAGGGGGTTTATGAGCTTTCAAGTGGCAGTCGTGTGACAGATGTGGTCAAATTAGCAGGTGGTTTTACAGAAGATGCTGATAAGAAGTCGGTGAATTTGGCTGAAAAAGTAACCGATGAAGCGGTGATTTATGTGGCAAGAGTTGGTGAAAATGTTGCTCCTGCAACGACTAATTCACAAGCAAATGGCAGCGCTCAACAGGAAGAAAGTTCAGATAAAATCAATCTTAATACCGCAACTTTGGCGGAACTCCAGACGATTTCTGGCATTGGCGCCAAACGTGCCCAAGACATTATTGACTACCGTGATGCCAATGGTGGTTTTTCATCAGTTGATGACTTGGCGAATGTGTCTGGTATCGGAGAAAAAACACTAGAAAAACTAAAATCTGAGGTGACCGTTGATTAA